In Tamandua tetradactyla isolate mTamTet1 chromosome 7, mTamTet1.pri, whole genome shotgun sequence, the following are encoded in one genomic region:
- the TNS2 gene encoding tensin-2 isoform X4, with protein sequence MKSSGPVERLLRALGRRDSSRATSRPRKAEPHSFREKVFRKKPPVCAVCKVTIDGTGVSCRVCKVATHRKCEAKVTSACQALPPAELRRNTAPVRRIEHLGSTKSLNHSKQRSTLPRSFSLDPLMERRWDLDLTYVTERILAAAFPARPDEQRHRGHLRELAHVLQSKHRDKYLLFNLSEKRHDLTRLNPKVQDFGWPELHAPPLDKLCSICKAMETWLSADPQHVVVLYCKGSKGKLGVIVSAYMHYSKISAGADQALATLTMRKFCEDKVAAELQPSQRRYISYFSGLLSGSIRMNSSPLFLHYVLVPMLPAFEPGTGFQPFLKIYQSMQLVYTSGVYHIAGPSPQQLCISLEPALLLKGDVMVTCYHKGGRGTDRTLVFRVQFHTCTIHGSRLTFPKDQLDQAWTDEKFPFQASVEFVFSSSPEKIKGNMPRNDPSVSVDYNTAEPAVRWDSYENFNQHHEDSADGSLTHTRGPLDGSPYAQVQRVPRQTPQAPSPEPPPPPMLSVSSDSGHSSTLTTEPTAESPGRPPPTVTERQELDRLLGGCGVAGGNRGLGRETAILDDEEQPPAGGGPHLGMYPGPRPGLSRHCSCRQGYREPCGASNGGYYRAEGTLERRRLAYAGYEGPPQGYAEASGEKRRLCRSLSEGPYPYPPELGKPANGDFGYRSPGYREVVILEDPGLPALCSCPACEEKLALPTAALYGLRLEREAGEGWVSEAGKPLLHPVRQGHPLPLLVPACGHHHAPMPDYSCLKPPKAGEEGHEGCPYALCPEGRYGHQGYPALVAYGYGGAVPAYCPAYGRVPRSCGSPESPEPVSWREDPSRHSPLPLSSRDAQCSASSELTSPSTPLHTSSPVQGKESTRRQDSRSPTLAPIQRLSPGKASPPASQGGTEKSPELPARSGPEPPAPSPFSPTSSPHSPTDWPQERSPGGCSDIASPRGPVPTTLPGLRHAPWQGLRGPPDSPDGSPLTPVPTQMPWLMASPEPPQSSPTPAFPLAVSYDTNGPTQPPLPEKRHLPGPGQQPGPWDPEHASPPARGTSHHVTFAPLLPDNAPQPPEPHTQESQSNVKFVQDTSKFWYKPHLSRDQAIALLKDKEPGAFLIRDSHSFQGAYGLALKVATPPPSTQPWKGDPLEQLVRHFLIETGPKGVKIKGCPNEPHFGSLSALVSQHSISPISLPCCLSIPSKDPLEETPEAPVPTNMSTAADLLRQGAACSVLYLTSVETESLTGPQAIARASSAALNCSPRPTPGVVHFKVSAQGITLTDNQRKLFFRRHYPVNSITFSSTDPQDRRWTNPDGTTSKIFGFVAKKPGSPWENVCHLFAELDPDQPAGAIVTFITKVLLGQRK encoded by the exons GTGACTTCGGCCTGTCAGGCCTTGCCTCCGGCGGAGCTG CGGCGAAACACAGCCCCAGTCAGGCGCATAGAGCACCTG GGGTCCACCAAGTCTCTGAACCACTCAAAGCAGCGCAGCACGCTGCCCAG GAGCTTCAGTCTGGACCCGCTCATGGAGCGGCGCTGGGACTTAGACCTCACCTACGTGACAGAGCGGATCCTGGCCGCCGCCTTCCCCGCGCGGCCCGACGAGCAGCGACACCGGGGCCACCTGCGCGAGCTAGCCCACGTGCTGCAGTCCAAGCACCGCGACAAGTACCTG CTCTTCAACCTTTCAGAGAAAAGACATGATCTGACCCGCCTAAATCCCAAG GTCCAGGACTTCGGCTGGCCGGAGCTGCACGCCCCACCTCTGGACAAACTGTGCTCCATCTGCAAAGCCATGGAGACCTGGCTCAGCGCTGACCCACAGCACGTGGTTGTGCTGTACTGCAAG GGGAGCAAGGGAAAGCTGGGGGTCATCGTCTCTGCCTACATGCACTACAGCAAGATCTCCGCAGG GGCAGACCAGGCACTGGCTACACTCACCATGCGAAAGTTCTGTGAGGACAAGGTGGCAGCCGAGCTGCAGCCCTCCCAGCGCCG ATACATCAGCTACTTCAGTGGTTTGCTTTCCGGCTCCATTAGAATGAATAGCAGCCCTCTTTTCCTGCACTATGTGCTTGTGCCCATGCTGCCAGCCTTTGAACCTGGCACAG GCTTTCAGCCCTTTCTCAAGATCTACCAGTCCATGCAACTCGTCTACACATCTGGAGTCTA TCACATTGCAGGCCCCAGTCCCCAGCAGCTTTGCATCAGTCTAGAGCCAGCCCTCCTCCTGAAAGGCGATGTCATG gtgACATGCTATCACAAAGGTGGCCGGGGGACCGACCGGACCCTCGTATTTAGAGTCCAGTTCCACACGTGCACCATCCATGGATCACGGCTCACCTTCCCCAAGGACCAGCTGGACCAGGCCTGGACCG ACGAGAAGTTCCCCTTCCAAGCCTCGGTGGAGTTTGTCTTCTCCTCCAGTCCAGAGAAGATCAAAG GTAACATGCCACGGAATGACCCCTCGGTGTCTGTTGACTACAACACTGCGGAGCCTGCTGTGCGCTGGGACTCCTACGAGAACTTCAACCAGCACCACGAGGACAGTGCGGACG GCTCCCTGACCCACACCCGGGGCCCTCTGGACGGCAGTCCCTATGCTCAGGTGCAGCGGGTCCCCCGGCAGACCCCACAGGCACCCTCGCCAgagccacccccacctcccatgcTCTCTGTCAGCAGTGACTCTGGCCATTCATCCACGCTGACCACAGAGCCGACTGCGGAATCCCCCGGCCGGCCACCCCCGACGGTCACTGAGCGGCAGGAGCTGGACCGCCTCCTGGGCGGCTGTGGAGTGGCCGGTGGCAACCGGGGTTTGGGGCGCGAGACGGCCATCCTAGATGATGAAGAGCAGCCCCCCGCCGGCGGAGGCCCCCACCTCGGAATGTATCCAGGCCCCAGGCCTGGCCTCAGCCGCCACTGCTCCTGCCGCCAAGGCTATCGGGAACCCTGTGGGGCCTCCAATGGGGGCTACTACAGGGCAGAGGGCACCCTGGAGAGGCGGAGGCTGGCCTATGCGGGCTATGAGGGTCCCCCCCAGGGCTATGCCGAGGCCTCAGGGGAGAAGAGGCGACTGTGCCGATCGCTGTCCGAGGGGCCGTACCCGTACCCACCTGAGCTGGGGAAGCCCGCCAACGGGGACTTCGGCTACCGCTCGCCAGGCTACCGGGAGGTGGTAATCCTGGAGGACCCTGGACTGCCTGCCTTGTGCTCATGCCCAGCCTGTGAGGAGAAGCTGGCACTGCCCACGGCAGCCCTCTATGGGCTGCGGCTGGAAAGAGAagctggggaggggtgggtgagcgaggctggcaagcctctcctgcaCCCAGTGCGACAGGGACACCCTCTGCCCCTGCTGGTGCCTGCCTGTGGGCATCACCATGCCCCGATGCCTGACTACAGCTGCCTGAAGCCACCCAAGGCAGGAGAGGAAGGGCACGAGGGCTGTCCCTATGCCCTGTGCCCTGAAGGCAGGTATGGGCATCAAGGGTACCCAGCCCTGGTGGCCTATGGCTATGGAGGAGCAGTGCCTGCTTACTGCCCAGCATATGGCCGGGTGCCTCGCAGCTGTGGGTCTCCAG AGTCACCCGAGCCAGTCTCTTGGAGAGAGGACCCCAGCAGGCACAGCCCCCTGCCTTTGTCTTCCCGAGATGCCCAATGCAGTGCCTCCTCAGAGCTGACCAGCCCGTCCACACCGCTGCATACCAGCAGCCCAGTCCAAGGCAAGGAAAG CACCCGACGCCAGGACAGCAGATCTCCCACCTTGGCACCCATCCAAAGACTGAGTCCTGGCAAGGCCTCACCCCCGGCTTCCCAAGGAGGCACTGAAAAGTCTCCTGAGCTGCCAGCAAGAAGCGGGCCTGAGCCTCCAGCCCCTAGCCCCTTCTCCCCGACCTCCTCTCCCCACTCACCTACTGACTGGCCTCAGGAAAGGAGCCCAGGGGGCTGCTCAGACATTGCTAGTCCACGGGGTCCTGTGCCCACCACACTGCCTGGCCTCCGCCATGCCCCCTGGCAGGGCCTTCGAGGCCCCCCAGATAGCCCAGATGGGTCCCCCCTCACCCCTGTACCTACTCAGATGCCCTGGCTCATGGCCAGCCCAGAGCCACCTCAGAGTTCCCCCACACCTGCCTTCCCCCTGGCTGTATCCTATGACACCAATggccccacccagcccccactTCCCGAGAAACGCCACCTGCCAGGCCCTGGGCAGCAGCCAGGACCCTGGGACCCAGAACATGCATCACCACCAGCCAGAGGCACCAGTCACCATGTCACCTTTGCACCCCTGCTCCCAGATAatgccccccaacccccag AGCCCCATACACAAGAAAGCCAAAGTAATGTCAAGTTTGTCCAGGATACATCCAAGTTCTGGTACAAGCCACACCTATCCCGAGACCAAG CCATTGCTCTGCTGAAGGACAAGGAGCCTGGAGCCTTCCTGATCAGGGACAGTCATTCATTCCAAGGAGCTTATGGGCTGGCCCTCAAGGTGGCTAcacccccacccagcacccaACCCTGGAAAG GGGACCCCTTAGAGCAGCTGGTCCGCCATTTCCTCATTGAGACTGGACCCAAAGGCGTGAAGATCAAGGGCTGTCCCAATGAGCCCCACTTCG GCAGCCTATCCGCCCTGGTCTCCCAACACTCCATCTCCCCAATCTCCCTGCCCTGCTGCCTGAGCATTCCCAGTAAAG ATCCTCTGGAAGAGACCCCAGAGGCTCCAGTTCCCACCAACATGAGCACAGCAGCAGACCTCCTACGTCAGGGCGCTG CCTGTAGTGTGCTGTACCTGACCTCAGTGGAGACAGAGTCACTGACAGGACCCCAAGCCATTGCTCGGgccagctctgcagctctgaattGCAGCCCTCGCCCTACACCAGGTGTTGTCCACTTCAAGGTCTCAGCCCAGGGCATTACACTGACAGATAACCAAAGGAA GCTCTTCTTTCGCCGCCATTATCCAGTGAACAGCATCACCTTCTCCAGCACCGATCCTCAGGACCGGAG ATGGACCAATCCAGATGGGACCACTTCCAA GATCTTTGGTTTCGTGGCCAAGAAGCCGGGAAGCCCCTGGGAGAATGTGTGTCACCTCTTTGCAGAGCTTGACCCAGATCAGCCTGCAGGTGCCATTGTCACCTTCATCACCAAAGTTCTACTGGGCCAGAGAAAATGA
- the TNS2 gene encoding tensin-2 isoform X1, which translates to MKSSGPVERLLRALGRRDSSRATSRPRKAEPHSFREKVFRKKPPVCAVCKVTIDGTGVSCRVCKVATHRKCEAKVTSACQALPPAELRRNTAPVRRIEHLGSTKSLNHSKQRSTLPRSFSLDPLMERRWDLDLTYVTERILAAAFPARPDEQRHRGHLRELAHVLQSKHRDKYLLFNLSEKRHDLTRLNPKVQDFGWPELHAPPLDKLCSICKAMETWLSADPQHVVVLYCKGSKGKLGVIVSAYMHYSKISAGADQALATLTMRKFCEDKVAAELQPSQRRYISYFSGLLSGSIRMNSSPLFLHYVLVPMLPAFEPGTGFQPFLKIYQSMQLVYTSGVYHIAGPSPQQLCISLEPALLLKGDVMVTCYHKGGRGTDRTLVFRVQFHTCTIHGSRLTFPKDQLDQAWTDEKFPFQASVEFVFSSSPEKIKGNMPRNDPSVSVDYNTAEPAVRWDSYENFNQHHEDSADGSLTHTRGPLDGSPYAQVQRVPRQTPQAPSPEPPPPPMLSVSSDSGHSSTLTTEPTAESPGRPPPTVTERQELDRLLGGCGVAGGNRGLGRETAILDDEEQPPAGGGPHLGMYPGPRPGLSRHCSCRQGYREPCGASNGGYYRAEGTLERRRLAYAGYEGPPQGYAEASGEKRRLCRSLSEGPYPYPPELGKPANGDFGYRSPGYREVVILEDPGLPALCSCPACEEKLALPTAALYGLRLEREAGEGWVSEAGKPLLHPVRQGHPLPLLVPACGHHHAPMPDYSCLKPPKAGEEGHEGCPYALCPEGRYGHQGYPALVAYGYGGAVPAYCPAYGRVPRSCGSPGEGRGYPSPGVHSPRAGSISPGSPPYPQSRKLSYEIPAEEGGDRYPLPGHLAPASPLASAESPEPVSWREDPSRHSPLPLSSRDAQCSASSELTSPSTPLHTSSPVQGKESTRRQDSRSPTLAPIQRLSPGKASPPASQGGTEKSPELPARSGPEPPAPSPFSPTSSPHSPTDWPQERSPGGCSDIASPRGPVPTTLPGLRHAPWQGLRGPPDSPDGSPLTPVPTQMPWLMASPEPPQSSPTPAFPLAVSYDTNGPTQPPLPEKRHLPGPGQQPGPWDPEHASPPARGTSHHVTFAPLLPDNAPQPPEPHTQESQSNVKFVQDTSKFWYKPHLSRDQAIALLKDKEPGAFLIRDSHSFQGAYGLALKVATPPPSTQPWKGDPLEQLVRHFLIETGPKGVKIKGCPNEPHFGSLSALVSQHSISPISLPCCLSIPSKDPLEETPEAPVPTNMSTAADLLRQGAACSVLYLTSVETESLTGPQAIARASSAALNCSPRPTPGVVHFKVSAQGITLTDNQRKLFFRRHYPVNSITFSSTDPQDRRWTNPDGTTSKIFGFVAKKPGSPWENVCHLFAELDPDQPAGAIVTFITKVLLGQRK; encoded by the exons GTGACTTCGGCCTGTCAGGCCTTGCCTCCGGCGGAGCTG CGGCGAAACACAGCCCCAGTCAGGCGCATAGAGCACCTG GGGTCCACCAAGTCTCTGAACCACTCAAAGCAGCGCAGCACGCTGCCCAG GAGCTTCAGTCTGGACCCGCTCATGGAGCGGCGCTGGGACTTAGACCTCACCTACGTGACAGAGCGGATCCTGGCCGCCGCCTTCCCCGCGCGGCCCGACGAGCAGCGACACCGGGGCCACCTGCGCGAGCTAGCCCACGTGCTGCAGTCCAAGCACCGCGACAAGTACCTG CTCTTCAACCTTTCAGAGAAAAGACATGATCTGACCCGCCTAAATCCCAAG GTCCAGGACTTCGGCTGGCCGGAGCTGCACGCCCCACCTCTGGACAAACTGTGCTCCATCTGCAAAGCCATGGAGACCTGGCTCAGCGCTGACCCACAGCACGTGGTTGTGCTGTACTGCAAG GGGAGCAAGGGAAAGCTGGGGGTCATCGTCTCTGCCTACATGCACTACAGCAAGATCTCCGCAGG GGCAGACCAGGCACTGGCTACACTCACCATGCGAAAGTTCTGTGAGGACAAGGTGGCAGCCGAGCTGCAGCCCTCCCAGCGCCG ATACATCAGCTACTTCAGTGGTTTGCTTTCCGGCTCCATTAGAATGAATAGCAGCCCTCTTTTCCTGCACTATGTGCTTGTGCCCATGCTGCCAGCCTTTGAACCTGGCACAG GCTTTCAGCCCTTTCTCAAGATCTACCAGTCCATGCAACTCGTCTACACATCTGGAGTCTA TCACATTGCAGGCCCCAGTCCCCAGCAGCTTTGCATCAGTCTAGAGCCAGCCCTCCTCCTGAAAGGCGATGTCATG gtgACATGCTATCACAAAGGTGGCCGGGGGACCGACCGGACCCTCGTATTTAGAGTCCAGTTCCACACGTGCACCATCCATGGATCACGGCTCACCTTCCCCAAGGACCAGCTGGACCAGGCCTGGACCG ACGAGAAGTTCCCCTTCCAAGCCTCGGTGGAGTTTGTCTTCTCCTCCAGTCCAGAGAAGATCAAAG GTAACATGCCACGGAATGACCCCTCGGTGTCTGTTGACTACAACACTGCGGAGCCTGCTGTGCGCTGGGACTCCTACGAGAACTTCAACCAGCACCACGAGGACAGTGCGGACG GCTCCCTGACCCACACCCGGGGCCCTCTGGACGGCAGTCCCTATGCTCAGGTGCAGCGGGTCCCCCGGCAGACCCCACAGGCACCCTCGCCAgagccacccccacctcccatgcTCTCTGTCAGCAGTGACTCTGGCCATTCATCCACGCTGACCACAGAGCCGACTGCGGAATCCCCCGGCCGGCCACCCCCGACGGTCACTGAGCGGCAGGAGCTGGACCGCCTCCTGGGCGGCTGTGGAGTGGCCGGTGGCAACCGGGGTTTGGGGCGCGAGACGGCCATCCTAGATGATGAAGAGCAGCCCCCCGCCGGCGGAGGCCCCCACCTCGGAATGTATCCAGGCCCCAGGCCTGGCCTCAGCCGCCACTGCTCCTGCCGCCAAGGCTATCGGGAACCCTGTGGGGCCTCCAATGGGGGCTACTACAGGGCAGAGGGCACCCTGGAGAGGCGGAGGCTGGCCTATGCGGGCTATGAGGGTCCCCCCCAGGGCTATGCCGAGGCCTCAGGGGAGAAGAGGCGACTGTGCCGATCGCTGTCCGAGGGGCCGTACCCGTACCCACCTGAGCTGGGGAAGCCCGCCAACGGGGACTTCGGCTACCGCTCGCCAGGCTACCGGGAGGTGGTAATCCTGGAGGACCCTGGACTGCCTGCCTTGTGCTCATGCCCAGCCTGTGAGGAGAAGCTGGCACTGCCCACGGCAGCCCTCTATGGGCTGCGGCTGGAAAGAGAagctggggaggggtgggtgagcgaggctggcaagcctctcctgcaCCCAGTGCGACAGGGACACCCTCTGCCCCTGCTGGTGCCTGCCTGTGGGCATCACCATGCCCCGATGCCTGACTACAGCTGCCTGAAGCCACCCAAGGCAGGAGAGGAAGGGCACGAGGGCTGTCCCTATGCCCTGTGCCCTGAAGGCAGGTATGGGCATCAAGGGTACCCAGCCCTGGTGGCCTATGGCTATGGAGGAGCAGTGCCTGCTTACTGCCCAGCATATGGCCGGGTGCCTCGCAGCTGTGGGTCTCCAGGTGAGGGCAGAGGGTATCCCAGCCCTGGTGTTCACTCCCCACGGGCTGGCTCCATTTCCCCGGGCAGCCCACCCTACCCACAATCTAGGAAGCTGAGCTACGAGATCCCTGCAGAAGAGGGAGGGGACAGGTACCCTCTTCCTGGGCACCTGGCTCCAGCAAGCCCCTTGGCATCTGCAG AGTCACCCGAGCCAGTCTCTTGGAGAGAGGACCCCAGCAGGCACAGCCCCCTGCCTTTGTCTTCCCGAGATGCCCAATGCAGTGCCTCCTCAGAGCTGACCAGCCCGTCCACACCGCTGCATACCAGCAGCCCAGTCCAAGGCAAGGAAAG CACCCGACGCCAGGACAGCAGATCTCCCACCTTGGCACCCATCCAAAGACTGAGTCCTGGCAAGGCCTCACCCCCGGCTTCCCAAGGAGGCACTGAAAAGTCTCCTGAGCTGCCAGCAAGAAGCGGGCCTGAGCCTCCAGCCCCTAGCCCCTTCTCCCCGACCTCCTCTCCCCACTCACCTACTGACTGGCCTCAGGAAAGGAGCCCAGGGGGCTGCTCAGACATTGCTAGTCCACGGGGTCCTGTGCCCACCACACTGCCTGGCCTCCGCCATGCCCCCTGGCAGGGCCTTCGAGGCCCCCCAGATAGCCCAGATGGGTCCCCCCTCACCCCTGTACCTACTCAGATGCCCTGGCTCATGGCCAGCCCAGAGCCACCTCAGAGTTCCCCCACACCTGCCTTCCCCCTGGCTGTATCCTATGACACCAATggccccacccagcccccactTCCCGAGAAACGCCACCTGCCAGGCCCTGGGCAGCAGCCAGGACCCTGGGACCCAGAACATGCATCACCACCAGCCAGAGGCACCAGTCACCATGTCACCTTTGCACCCCTGCTCCCAGATAatgccccccaacccccag AGCCCCATACACAAGAAAGCCAAAGTAATGTCAAGTTTGTCCAGGATACATCCAAGTTCTGGTACAAGCCACACCTATCCCGAGACCAAG CCATTGCTCTGCTGAAGGACAAGGAGCCTGGAGCCTTCCTGATCAGGGACAGTCATTCATTCCAAGGAGCTTATGGGCTGGCCCTCAAGGTGGCTAcacccccacccagcacccaACCCTGGAAAG GGGACCCCTTAGAGCAGCTGGTCCGCCATTTCCTCATTGAGACTGGACCCAAAGGCGTGAAGATCAAGGGCTGTCCCAATGAGCCCCACTTCG GCAGCCTATCCGCCCTGGTCTCCCAACACTCCATCTCCCCAATCTCCCTGCCCTGCTGCCTGAGCATTCCCAGTAAAG ATCCTCTGGAAGAGACCCCAGAGGCTCCAGTTCCCACCAACATGAGCACAGCAGCAGACCTCCTACGTCAGGGCGCTG CCTGTAGTGTGCTGTACCTGACCTCAGTGGAGACAGAGTCACTGACAGGACCCCAAGCCATTGCTCGGgccagctctgcagctctgaattGCAGCCCTCGCCCTACACCAGGTGTTGTCCACTTCAAGGTCTCAGCCCAGGGCATTACACTGACAGATAACCAAAGGAA GCTCTTCTTTCGCCGCCATTATCCAGTGAACAGCATCACCTTCTCCAGCACCGATCCTCAGGACCGGAG ATGGACCAATCCAGATGGGACCACTTCCAA GATCTTTGGTTTCGTGGCCAAGAAGCCGGGAAGCCCCTGGGAGAATGTGTGTCACCTCTTTGCAGAGCTTGACCCAGATCAGCCTGCAGGTGCCATTGTCACCTTCATCACCAAAGTTCTACTGGGCCAGAGAAAATGA